In the Streptomyces sp. 3214.6 genome, CGTCGGCGAGACGCTGGGCCTCTACGTCCTGGCCCCGATCGCGATCTTCGCGGCGATCGCCGGACTGGTGTGGGTCCTCGACCGGTCGAAGGACCGGGCCGACACCACCAGCTCCAACATCGCCGTCAAGGCCAAGGAGCAGGCCAAGGCCTAGACCTAGGCCAAGGCCTAGACCTGAGTCTGGGCTCGACTTCTCTCCGAGGGCGTCGGCCTCACTCCCGTACGCGCATGCCGTACGTGGTTGAGGCCTGTGCCCTCGGCGTGTTCCCGGGGGCGGGGGCCGGCCAGGCGCGGCTGCGGTAATTCCGTCGACAGGGCGCGAGCCCGGCTGGCAGGCTGCCGCACATGACCTACGGAATCGAGTTCCTCACCGCTCGGTGAGCGCCCAGGAAGAGCGCGCCGCACGTGCCGCGCTCCGCCTCCCGCCCGCCCTGTACGACCACGCCCTGCACCTGGTGCACGAGTCCCCGGACGGCCTCCCGTCCGGCCGCGGCTTCGACCTCCCCGACGTTCCCGACTCGCCCGCCCCGTCCGGCGAGGACAAGGCGCCGCTGTCCCGCCGGGAAGCGGCGGCCGTCATCGCGGAGGCGTTGCACCCCCTGCCGGACGACCCGGCCGCCCTGCACCGCCGTTTCGCGGAACTCGGCGTGTGGAGCTGTCACCGGTACCTGATCCGGTCCACCGTCGCCGACCTGCCGCTCACCGCCGACCAGCACGCCGCCGCCCGCACCCTGGCCAGACGGCTGACCCGGACCGGCACCACCGTGCCCGCCGTCACCGTGGGCCTCGCCCTCCTCACCCGCCTCGGCGAGCCCGAGGACGTCCCGTATCTGTTCACCCTCGGCCTGCTCCGGTCGCTCCACGGCCCGGCGGTCCAGGCCCTCGACACGCTCGACCGGCGGTCCGCCGCCGTCGTCGACCTCGTGGTCTCCACCCGCCGCGCCGAACTGCGGTCGCTCGTCCGCGCCCTGGCGGTGGGGGACGGGCAGGCCGTCCGCAGGGAGCTGGTGGCCTTCCCCGCCGAACCCCGTCACCTCGGCCCCGCGACCGCCCGCCGTGTCGCGGAAGCCGCCCTGCTGCCCGACCTGCTCGCCGAACACCCCGCCGACACGGCCCTGCTCGCCCGGGCGGGCCGCCTCCTCGTCCGGATGACGTCCGCCCGCGACGAACCGACCGAGCTCCTCGCCTACCGCGACGCGACAGGCGTGTACGAAACCGTCGTCAGCCGGGCCGGTCTCCTGCCCCCGACCCTTGAACACCACGCCATGCTTCTTTCCCTCGCCCTCGGCCTGAGCAGCGGAACCGGAGCGCTGCTCGACTGGCCCACCGGCTCCGGTCGCCGCGAGACACTCCTCGCCTCCCTCGGCCGACTGCTGGCCGAGCCCTCCTGGACCCGCCCGACCGACCTCGCCACGCATGCCACGCACGCCACGCACGACGCGCTCGAGACGGGCGCGGCGGCCCGACGGTTGTGGGCCGGCTGGATCCGCCGTACCGGGCGGCGGCCCTTCAGCCGCCCGGCCGGCGGCAGGCTGCGCATCGAGGTCGTGGCCGGCGACCCCGTGGACCGCGAACCCGTCGAGACCCGCATCCTCCTCGACGGACGTCCGCTCGTCCCGGCCGTCTTCCCGCACGGCCCCGCGCACAGCCCCGAGCGTCTCCTGGACGACGGTCTGCTGCGGGCCGGTCCCGAGCCCCGCCGGGTGCAGCTCGCGGAGGCCTCCTGCACCGAGGGATGCTGTGGCGCGCTCCACGTCACCATCCGCCGCGACGGCGACCAGGTGGTGTGGGAGAACTGGCAGCGACCGGCCCTGCCGGGCGCCCGTGGGCCCGCGCCCGAACTGCCCGCGCGACGGTTCGACGCCGCCGCCTACGACGCGGAGATCGCCCGCGCCGAAGCGGACCGGGAGTGGTCCTGGCCGGCCCGCACCGTGGCCCGGCTGATCAAGGCGGGCCTGGCCGAACGGCCGGAGCTGCTCGCCCGGTGGGACGCGCGCCCGGGTTGGACCGGCAGCGGCTTCCTCGACCCGGACACGGCCGTGGTGACCTTCTGGTACGCGCCGGGACTCGGCACCGGGAAAGCGGACGGCGACGCGCTCCAGTTCCGCTGGATCGTCCCGGACGACGGCGCCCCACCCGAGGCACAGGCGGCCGCCGCCCTGCACCGGCTGGCCGAGGAGGACCCGAGGACCTACGCCCGCTTCAGCGGCGGCACCCGCGAACGCGCCGAACAACTCGGCTACCCCTGGCCGCCGGAAGACGGGATATGACAGGCGCTGAGGGCGCCCGGTGCGACACCGGGCGCCCTCAGACTCAGACTCGCGGAAGCGGTCAGCGCGCGTCCGCCGCCTGGGCCCGCAGCGCCCGCTCCACGCCCGAGCGGGACTCGGAGACCAGGCGGCGCAGGGCCGCGTTCGGCTCGGCCGAGGCCAGCCAGGCGTCCGTCTTGTCCAGAGTCTCCTGGGAGACCTGGACCGTCGGATAGAGGCCGATCGCGATCTGCTGCGCGATCTCGTGCGAACGGGTGTCCCAGATGCCCTTGACGACCTCGAAGTACGTGTCGGCGTAGGGCGCGAGCAGCTCACGCTGGTCGGTCTGGACGAAGCCGCCGATGACGGCCTCCTGCACGGCGTTCGGCAGCTTGTCGGAGTCGACGACCGACGCCCACGCCTCCGCCTTGGCCTCCGGGGTCGGCCGGGCGGCCCGGGCGGTCGCCGCGTGACGCTCACCGGCGGCCGTCTTGTCGCGCTCGTACTCGCCGGCGATCTCCGCCTCGTCGAACCGGCCGACCGCCGCGAGACGCTGCACGAACGCCCAGCGCAGCTCGGTGTCGACGGCCAGGCCCTCGACCGTCTGCGAGCCGTCCAGCAGGGCCTCCAGGAGGTCCAGCTGCTCCGGGGTGCGGGCCGTGGCCGCGAACGCCCGCGCCCACGCCAGCTGGTGGTCGCTGCCGGCCGCCGCGGACCGCAGGTGGGCCAGCGTGGCGTCCGTCCAGCGGGTCAGCAGGGCCTCGCGGGCGCTCGGGTCGGCGTACAGGTCGACGGCGAGCTTGACCTGCCGCTGCAGCGACTGCACGACGCCGATGTCGGACTCCTTGCCGATGCCGGACAGCACCAGGGACAGGTAGTCGTGAGTGGGCAGTTCGGCGTCCCGGGTCATGTCCCAGGCCGACGCCCAGCACAGGGCACGCGGCAGCGACGACTCGAAGTCCCCGAGGTGCTCGGTCACGAACGCGAGGGACTGCTCGTCCAGGCGGACCTTGGCGTACGACAGGTCGTCGTCGTTGAGCAGGACGACGTTCGGACGGCGCTTGCCGACCAGCTGCGGGACGGCCGTCAGCTCGCCGTCGACGTCCAGCTCCACGCGCTCGTCGCGCACCAGCTTGCCGCTGTCGTCGTCGAGGTCGTACAGGCCGACCGCGATGCGGTGCGGGCGCAGCGTAGGCTCGCCCTTCGCGCCGACGGGGAGCGCGGGGGCCTCCTGGCGGATGGCGAAGGAGGTGATGACGCCGTGGGCGTCCGTCTCGATCTCCGGGCGCAGGATGTTGATGCCGGCGGTCTGCAGCCACTTCTGCGACCAGGTGCCGAGGTCGCGGCCGGAGGTCTCCTCCAGGGCGCCCAGCAGGTCGGACAGGCGGGTGTTGCCGAAGGCGTGCCGCTTGAAGTAGGCCTGCACGCCCGCGAAGAACTCGTCCATGCCGACGTACGCCACGAGCTGCTTCAGGACGGACGCGCCCTTGGCGTAGGTGATGCCGTCGAAGTTGACCAGGACGTCGTCCAGGTCGCGGATCTCGGCCATGATCGGGTGGGTGGACGGCAGTTGGTCCTGCCGGTACGCCCACGTCTTCATGGAGTTGGCGAACGTGGTCCACGAGTGCGGCCAGCGCGACTGCGGGGAGTACGCCTGGCAGGCGATGGACGTGTAGGTGGCGAACGACTCGTTCAGCCACAGGTCGTTCCACCACTCCATGGTGACCAGGTCGCCGAACCACATGTGGGCCAGCTCGTGCAGGATCGTCTCCGCGCGCAGCTCGTACGACGCGTCGGTCACCTTGGAGCGGAACACGTACTGGTCGCGGATGGTGACCGCACCCGCGTTCTCCATCGCGCCCGCGTTGAACTCCGGCACGAACAGCTGGTCGTACTTCTTGAACGGGTAGGCGTAGTCGAACTTCTCCTGGAACCAGTCGAAGCCCTGCCGGGTGACCTCGAAGATCGCGTCCGAGTCGAGGAACTCGGCGAGGGAGGGCCGGCAGTAGATGCCCAGCGGCACCGACTGCCCGTTCTTCTCGTACACGCTGTGGACGCTGTGGTACGGGCCGACGATGAGCGCGGTGATGTAGGTGGAGATCCGCGGGGTCGGCTCGAACACCCAGACGTCGTCCTTGGGTTCCGGCGTCGGCGAGTTGGAGATGACG is a window encoding:
- the pepN gene encoding aminopeptidase N — protein: MPGTNLTREEAQQRAKLLTVDSYEIDLDLSGAQEGGTYRSVTTVRFDVAENGAESFIDLVAPTVHEVTLNGDALEPEDVFKDSRIALSGLLEGRNVLRVVADCAYTNTGEGLHRFVDPVDEQAYLYTQFEVPDARRVFASFEQPDLKATFQFTVKAPTGWTVISNSPTPEPKDDVWVFEPTPRISTYITALIVGPYHSVHSVYEKNGQSVPLGIYCRPSLAEFLDSDAIFEVTRQGFDWFQEKFDYAYPFKKYDQLFVPEFNAGAMENAGAVTIRDQYVFRSKVTDASYELRAETILHELAHMWFGDLVTMEWWNDLWLNESFATYTSIACQAYSPQSRWPHSWTTFANSMKTWAYRQDQLPSTHPIMAEIRDLDDVLVNFDGITYAKGASVLKQLVAYVGMDEFFAGVQAYFKRHAFGNTRLSDLLGALEETSGRDLGTWSQKWLQTAGINILRPEIETDAHGVITSFAIRQEAPALPVGAKGEPTLRPHRIAVGLYDLDDDSGKLVRDERVELDVDGELTAVPQLVGKRRPNVVLLNDDDLSYAKVRLDEQSLAFVTEHLGDFESSLPRALCWASAWDMTRDAELPTHDYLSLVLSGIGKESDIGVVQSLQRQVKLAVDLYADPSAREALLTRWTDATLAHLRSAAAGSDHQLAWARAFAATARTPEQLDLLEALLDGSQTVEGLAVDTELRWAFVQRLAAVGRFDEAEIAGEYERDKTAAGERHAATARAARPTPEAKAEAWASVVDSDKLPNAVQEAVIGGFVQTDQRELLAPYADTYFEVVKGIWDTRSHEIAQQIAIGLYPTVQVSQETLDKTDAWLASAEPNAALRRLVSESRSGVERALRAQAADAR